The nucleotide window atcagGGCCTTTATTTTTGTCTCACTTAGATGAGTTAGGGCATGGAGGAATTGTAACATATGGTGGGTGTGAGAGGTGGGCATCACTATCCGGTTCCCCAGTAGGTAGGCTTGTCTCTGTGGGTCCCagtccgcccccattttctttgctagctcatggtcttcggGGCTGTAGGGCATGGGCTCTCTCCCGGGTGGAGGAGGCTCTGGAGTGTCCTGTATAGCCATTAACTGGCTATTCCCTATTGGCTGGGATGCCACTGTCCGGGCAGTCAAATCCGCCAGCCGGTTCCCCTTGGCTATCTTGGAGTTGTCTTTTTGGTGCCCCGGGCAGTGGACAATGCTGAGCTGGAGCGGGAGAAACAGGGCCCGCAGGAGGTCCAggatttcctttttgttcttgatCTCTTTACCTGCGGATGTGAGCAGGCCCCTCCGTCGGTAGATTTCACCATGGACATGTGCAGTGGCGAAGGCGTATCTGCTATCTGTATACACGATGAGtttcttaccttctgccatccgAAGGGCCTGGGTGAGGGCGATCAGTTCCGCCCGCTGAGCCGAAGTCCCAGGCGGGAGGGCCGAGGCCCATACCACTTCGGACTCGGTGGTAACAGCTGCCCCGGCCCTGCGTTCTCCTCCGTCCAGGTagctgctcccatctgtgtaccagacgACATCTGGGTTCTTGAGCAGCTGATCTGTTAGGTCAGGGCGAGTGCCATGCGCCTCGGCTAAAATCTGGAGGCAATCATGCTCTATGGATGGGCTAGGCAGCggcagcaaggtggcagggttaagggagACAACGGGTCCGAACGTGACCCGGTCTGAGTCCAAGAGTAAGGCCTGGTAGTAAGTCATTCGGGCGTTGGAGAGCCATCTGTCTGGTGGTTGTCGGACCAAGGCCTCCACGGCATGGGAGGCCAGTACAGTCAGGGGCTGACCCAGGGTCAGTTTCCCGGCATCCTTGAGTAGAACtgcaatggctgccaccatgcggaggcagggaggccatccTATGGCCACAGGGTCCAATTTCTTGGACAAGTATGCCACAGGTCTCCTCCAGGGTCCCAGTCTTTGCACCAGCACCCCTTTAGCAAAGCCCGAGTTCTCATCTATAAACAGTTCAAAGGGTTTGGTAAGatctggcagacccagagccggggcctcaagtaaggccttcttgatctgttggaatgcttcctgctgcttctctcccCATTGGAACATTACCCCTGGTTTTGTGAGGGGATATAGGGGGGCGGCCAATTCAGCGAACCCGGGGATCCATAAGCGACAGAACCCAGCCGTACCCAGGAATTCCCGAACCTGGCGGGGGCTGCGAGGAGGGGGAATGGAGAGTATTGTCTCTTTCCTGGCCTCCGTCAGCCATCTCTGTCCCCCAGTCAGGGTATAGCCCAGGTACGTGACCTTGTCTCGGCAAATTTGTGCCTTTCTGGCCGAGGCCCTGTAGCCCTTCTGTCCAAGCCTGGCCAGTAAAGCCCGAGTGCCCTCTAGGCACTCGGCCCGACTCCTGGCGGCCAGAAGTAAGTCGTCTACGTACTGGAGCACGGTCAGGGTTGGATGCTCGACCCGGAACCCGGCCAGATCTGCATGCAGGGCCTCATCaaagagggttgggctatttTTGAAGCCTTGAGGGAGCCGTGTCCAGGTCAGCTGTCCCGAGAGTCCCTGTTCCGGGTCTCTCCATTCAAAGGCAAACAGTAGTTGGCTTTTAGGGTGCAGTCTcaagcagaagaaggcatctttcaGGTCTAATACCGTGTACCAGACGTGCGTCGGTGGGAGGGTACTCAGGAGGTTGTAAGGGTTGGGCACCGTGGGGTGTATGTCCTCCACCCGCTTATTGACCTCTCTCAAATCCTGGACTGGcctgtagtcccctgtccccggttTCTTTACGGGCAAGAGAGGGGTATTCCATGGGGACTGACAGGGCTTTAGTACCCCTTGGTCCAGGAGCCTCCGGATATGGGGTTTAATTCCCTCATGGgcttcccgtgacattgggtatTGTCTAATTGAGACGGGAGTcgcggaggcctttaatgagatcatcagcggtggctgaTCGTGTGCCAACCCCAgacccccagtctctgcccaggcttGAGGAAACTCTTCTAACCAGTTCTGTAATTCCTCAGGGGCCTTTTTCGAgggttctgactcaaacaaacggtaTTCTTCTTCTAGATTGAGGGCCAGGATTTGTAGAGGGCCCCCTCTAGGACCCGTGACCCTTGGTCCCtcttcatcaaaatagatttgtgCTTTTAGCTTGGTTAATAGATCCCGTCCTAACAGAggatgggggcattcaggtatgtgcagaaaggaatgggttacttgccctgaagccagttgaaCTTTTCTCTCGGTAGTCCAGTAATATCTCCTGTTTCCAGTTGCCCCTTGtaccagtgcagaatgccggctaagGGGCACTCCGGCATgggttaggactgaatgttcagcaccagtatcaaccaggaaggtcacgggctgccccccgatcttgagggttatcctaggctcagggggggggctcctggcctcgacccccctagtcctccagactaaggaggtccgcagtcttgggcttgggccggcggggtccttgtggcttcttgggacattcccgggcccagtgtcccttctccttgcagtaagcacattgatctttatctaggggtggcctccttcaTCCTCCCGGcctatctccctctctccgctgtccctgGGATACAACGGCGGCCAAAactttctttatctctctatgctgtttcctatccctttcctcttgtttctgccatctcttttcctctcgctcttcaggagtttctctcttattaaatattttctctgcttccttcactaggtctggcaaccctaacgcctgtagaccctccaaccgctgcaatttAGTTCTGATATCTGAgctagactgatagataaatgataggataatacctggagcctgacctgggtcttccggatcatacggagtatacatcctataagcttccttcaatctttctagaaatgcagcgggtgtctcttcctttccctgtattacATTTCTAACCTGAGCCAAATTagtaggccttctagcggccgctcggagacccgctaagagcaactggcgatagaggcgtagatgctccctaccttcaggcgtaTTGAAATCCCAGTTAGGGCGAGTCAAGGGAAAAGCCGCATCGATGATGTTCGGGAGTTGGGTGGGCCTCCCGTCATCGCCCGGAACCTGtttccgggcctccaggaaaactctctgcttttcctccactgtcaagagggtctgcaggagctgctgacaatcGTCCCAAGTTGGCCTGTGAGTCACTAGGATGGATTCAATTAGGTTAGTTAAAGCAACGGGGTCCCTGGAAAAAGGGGGGTTATGTTGTTTCCAGTTATAAAGGTCTGATGCAGAGAAGGGCCAGTATTGTAGTTGTTGGTTCAGCCCTTCTCTGAGTGGGAAAGCTTGGGACTCAGTAGGGGGTCCCTCCCGGCGGCCGCGGAGGCGGCCAGCAATGGGGGATGACacctcatcttccttgtcttcatctgaggtcctgctggttggagaaaccttagcatctgccaacggccggATGGCGGCCGCTAATGCGGCTGCCGCCTCCACCGCGGCGGCGGGAGCCACCCCTGCGGCTGCGGGAGCCACCCCTGCGGCGGCGGGAGCCGCTGTCGCTCCGCCGGGTCGCCGAGTGGGTCCAGCCTGATAAGGAGGGGGCTCCTctaccaggagatctatgagaggggaTTTAGGGtccgggggaaggacagggggcttgggggtctccttgtgagggagcacagggtagagggaagagtccgggttgaggggtgcggagggcccagagactggagggggctgtggaaggaaaggcttgacccatgaAAATGGATTTTCGAtcagagatctccagatggcaATGTATGGGGCCTGGTCGGGGTGTCCATTAGGACTAGGggcaaaaaccttgccctccacctgtgaaataagagagaggttaaaggatccctctcgcggccagccaacattcatcatgacccattcggcctcgcagagggtgatccattttttctttttaacaatgacaccttcactgtttcctcgggccttaacatcggaccagtggtccgtggttaggcttaatggggtggtgacggtctgtcccatggtggtctctagataaaggagtgttagacaagtaacgataaacaaaaagacaacacagacgacagaaatttgcgctgcgcggcttcggcgtaaaaccgaaagcagaaattcagacggggaagcggaggaacctcgatctccgtcccctACCAGAAATTCAGAcggggaagcggaggaacctcgatctccgtcccctaccagcaccacgtatccctctgatacgggagtggccccgaaaaaccgtgccccagaggggacttcagtgacccgtggaacgtcttccagggtcgtggtgggcgaagtccgagctcgtcagctccttcagcccccaccgactcagacctgaCTTAGGGCGcccaacaaaaacagaaaacaaatagacgGACTGAGACAAGACAAacagtggccggccaacttacctcctgacagtgggtcggtggtcctgaggcagggggtctcaattcccggccaacgcaccaaatgaaagacccccgaaggcagtcttccctcaggagagaccctcgcctccaaggaagacaccgagaccacgaatcagatgcaaacagcaagaggctttattcaggaacatgggtacccggggcgacacagactctcgagaagctcaagggactggcgcgcccacgggctggagcagagggtttttatagggtcgggcacgggtacagaaacaagaagcccgGTTACagagttttgattggatgatgcaaatgaggccagttctgattggatgattcatatgaggccaggtttgaacccaggtcagctcgtggtttctccccgagctcgcccacgcctagcttctgtctagggtacagggtgtttttctgaccttttagttccttgctctggggcctggtggctaagtacaaatgttctgtttatcccatgtccgttaactgaactcctcagtacctctcaggctttattcataagcagctgagctaagctatgttaggcggggaggctgggggtctttcaatgTTAGCAGCAGAATTCCACAAACTTCCTGGGAACCACCAGATGTTAGAAGAAATAAAGAGCATCCTTCCCTAGTGCCTTCTGAAGGAGATGACtctaaaacaattttatttttatatgaattattattaattatttgacaATTTATTATAATGTATTTGCATCATATTCACCAACCACTCCTTACCCTAACTCCACAATCTCCCCACTTctcaaaattctctctctctctctttctctctctctctctttctctctctctttctctctctccaataaCTCCCTCAATTCTGAAATTCTGATCAAAGAAAATCCATAATGACAACCAAAATTCTAAATGAATAAGCACAAAGTATAGGCTTACCAAATTTCATAAAGCAAACACTAATAGACTTAAAACCATAGATTAGTTTCAATTCAGTAATGTGGGTGACTTCAGTACCTATAGTCTTACCACTAGGAACAGCTTGACTTGAACATGCACTTGCTGGTATGTGTCAGAAAATGTCTGCTGTTTTACCCAACTCAGTTTGCTCAGCTTTTTGTATGGCAGccctcagaaacaaagaaaattaaaaatatataaaatcttgTATACTACCCAAGAGTTCATCTATCTTCAAAAATAGATATATCAGTATTACATGACACAGGTTAATATATGTTAACATTGACTATGAAACACTTAGGGTAACAGCATTCTTCTCAGATAATCACTGTGGACATAACATTTCAAACAATGTTGCCAAGGCTTGGCTTTGAATGCACTGTCGTAACCATGGTCACAGAGCAAGTTCTTTCCGGCTGACACCATGTGCATTCTGAGTTCCCTCTACAGTACAGtctataaatctaataaaaaatttGACTGAAAATTATTTTGACTCTGAGAGCTTTtgacaataaaaaagaataattgcTCCTAGGGGAGTAATCTCTATTTGAAGATTTTAAGTATTCCTTTATTAACCTAATCAATGTAATGTTGTCAAACCAGCACGGGAAATGGAAGCTTAACTCCTACTCATTGACTgtcaaggagaaaagggaagtttGCTGATCAGCAAGGGGGATGCATGTTTCATTCACTTGTTTACACTCACACTTTTAAGATTGAGCAAGTGAACCTTCAGGAGCACAGTAGTCTTCAAACTGCTCTTAATAAAGACCAATGCACAATATATATGTTACAGAATAGTCAGTGAGAAAAACACTTCGCTTGGTTAAATATAATTTAGCGCAGCAAATTTTTAGCTTTAGATTCATCCATGCATGCAACTTTTCATCCATCTGTAGACATAAACAGAACTGCGTGCATGAGGGCTACCAGCTTTCATTGACACAAGTATTATTTCAGGACTTTGCTTTGACACAATTATTGATGAAATTGTCTGAAGATTATCAGCAAGTGAAGAAGGATCTGCTCTTCCCACATCAGATActagatcatttaaaaataattcatttgaaGTTCTATTCCCCACCCTTTCCCTGTTGTATTTGTTgtcagcagcagcaacagtaTGATCCtagtttcttatttatttcttggTCAGCAGGGCTGGAATTAGTGTTCAAGTGTTGTCTTCTATGACTTGTGCAGCTATAATAACAAATACAACAAGCTGGTCAGCGTTTTACCTCTGACAAAAACCAGAGAGAATGTAAGAGGACCGGGACTTGACTTTGTTTTTACCTCCACAAGTTTCAGTTAAATGTCATCTGGATGCATTTCTTGAGCATAAGGATGGCTGAAACATCAGAGGAAAGGGAGCACACAGTGGAACAAAGCAGTTAACCTCATTGAGGACTGTGAACAGACAGACTGATGACAGTTGGACAAGATATGCCCTTCATAGCCACACCTCCAATGATCTGCTTTATCAAACTCCACTTCCTAATGGCCACTTGATGATGTTAACTCTATAATGACCTAATGCTGTCTAAATAATGCCTCCAAGATGATAGCAGAGATCAAAGCTTTGAACTTCACATGAGCATTTGGATGGATTTTCACATTCCAACAGTGATACTAGTAGAATCTCTGGACAGGTGAGAATTCTTCCTCTTAGGTTGGAGTATAAGATGTCTCAGGTTTAGACAGCAACATGTTTTGTGTCTAACAACGCCTTTGTTTCCTTGCTTAAAGACAACTCTTGGAATTGTGTATTACCAAGGGTTGAAGGTTGAAGAACAGaacatgaaacttaaaaaaaatagtgttgccctgtttattaataaaaatactttcctTTTAAATAGTCTAATATCTTCATAACAACAAAATGATGACTGAGctttaatacataaaattttgAGAGCCATTCATACAGAGCAAACTGTGAATATCGGTCTTACAAttgcttttggaaaaaaataGCAATGGGAATATAGTTTAGTTTATATAGCATAATACTATGTGAATGTAGTTCATAAAAAGCAAAGTTAGCTTGTATTTGTAGGTCCATTCTTTCATTAGAATCACACTTGtcaatcaatatggcgatttcttagaaaattgagaatccatctcccccaagatccagctataccactcttgggcatatacccaaggaatgctcaaccgcaccacaagagcacttgttcagctatgttcatatcagcgttgtttgtaatagccagaacatggaaacaacctagatgcccttcaacggaagaatggataaacaaaatgtggtacatatacacaatggaatactactcagcagagaaaaacaatgacatcatgaggtttgcagacaaatggatggatctagaaaaaatcatcctgagtgaggtatcccagactcagaaagacaaacatggtatgtactcactcataacaggattctagatgtggaacaaggatgactggactgctactcacatcaccaggcaggctacctggaaaacaggaccccaagaaagacacagggatcgcccaatgacagagaaatggaatgagatctacatgaacagcctggacatgagtgggggtagtgaagggcgagggtcgagggaaagagagcttgggtgagtgggagatcccagctggatcaacaacagagagggagaacaaggaataggagaccatggtaaatgaagaccacatgagaataggaagaaataaagtgctagagaggcccacagaaatccacaaagatacccccacaacagactgctggcaatggtcgagagacagtccgaactgacctactctggtgatgggatggccaaacaccctaattgtcgtgctagaaacctcatccaactactgagagatctggatgcagagatccatgactaggccccaggtggatctctgggagtccaattagcgagaatgaggagggtttatatgagcgagaattgttgagaccaaggtcggataaagcacagagacaaatagccaaacaaacggaaacacatgaaatatgaaccaatggctgaggggtcaccaactggatcaggccctctgagtgggtgagacagttgattggcctgatctgtttgggaggcatccaggcagtgggaccaggtcctgtgctcattgcatgagttggctgtttgaaacctggggcctatgcagggtcccttggctcggcatgggaggaggggactggacctaactggactgagtccaccaggttgatctcaatctgtggggaaggctttgccctggaggagattggaatggggggcgggctggggggaagggtgaggggggcgggaggggggagaacaagggaatctgtg belongs to Peromyscus eremicus chromosome 3, PerEre_H2_v1, whole genome shotgun sequence and includes:
- the LOC131905603 gene encoding LOW QUALITY PROTEIN: uncharacterized protein LOC131905603 (The sequence of the model RefSeq protein was modified relative to this genomic sequence to represent the inferred CDS: deleted 1 base in 1 codon; substituted 2 bases at 2 genomic stop codons); translation: MGQTVTTPLSLTTDHWSDVKARGNSEGVIVKKKKWITLCEAEWVMMNVGWPREGSFNLSLISQVEGKVFAPSPNGHPDQAPYIAIWRSLIENPFSWVKPFLPHLLVEEPPPYQAGPTRRPGGATAAPAAAGVAPAAAGVAPAAAVEAAAALAAAIRPEGLNQQLQYWPFSASDLYNWKQHNPPFSRDPVALTNLIESILVTHRPTWDDCQQLLQTLLTVEEKQRVFLEARKQVPGDDGRPTQLPNIIDAAFPLTRPNWDFNTPEGREHLRLYRQLLLAGLRAAARRPTNLAQVRNVIQGKEETPAAFLERLKEAYRMYTPYDPEDPGQAPGIILSFIYQSSSDIRTKLQRLEGLQALGLPDLVKEAEKIFNKRETPEEREEKRWQKQEERDRKQHREIKKVLAAVVSQGQRREGDRPGGXRRPPLDKDQCAYCKEKGHWARECPKKPQGPRRPKPKTADLLSLEDXGGRGQEPPPEPRITLKIGGQPVTFLVDTGAEHSVLTHAGVPLSRHSALVQGATGNRRYYWTTERKVQLASGQVTHSFLHIPECPHPLLGRDLLTKLKAQIYFDEEGPRVTGPRGGPLQILALNLEEEYRLFESEPSKKAPEELQNWLEEFPQAWAETGGLGLAHDQPPLMISLKASATPVSIRQYPMSREAHEGIKPHIRRLLDQGVLKPCQSPWNTPLLPVKKPGTGDYRPVQDLREVNKRVEDIHPTVPNPYNLLSTLPPTHVWYTVLDLKDAFFCLRLHPKSQLLFAFEWRDPEQGLSGQLTWTRLPQGFKNSPTLFDEALHADLAGFRVEHPTLTVLQYVDDLLLAARSRAECLEGTRALLARLGQKGYRASARKAQICRDKVTYLGYTLTGGQRWLTEARKETILSIPPPRSPRQVREFLGTAGFCRLWIPGFAELAAPLYPLTKPGVMFQWGEKQQEAFQQIKKALLEAPALGLPDLTKPFELFIDENSGFAKGVLVQRLGPWRRPVAYLSKKLDPVAIGWPPCLRMVAAIAVLLKDAGKLTLGQPLTVLASHAVEALVRQPPDRWLSNARMTYYQALLLDSDRVTFGPVVSLNPATLLPLPSPSIEHDCLQILAEAHGTRPDLTDQLLKNPDVVWYTDGSSYLDGGERRAGAAVTTESEVVWASALPPGTSAQRAELIALTQALRMAEGKKLIVYTDSRYAFATAHVHGEIYRRRGLLTSAGKEIKNKKEILDLLRALFLPLQLSIVHCPGHQKDNSKIAKGNRLADLTARTVASQPIGNSQLMAIQDTPEPPPPGREPMPYSPEDHELAKKMGADWDPQRQAYLLGNRIVMPTSHTHHMLQFLHALTHLSETKIKALIDRENTGTILLNQNRVLRRVASTCPACAQVNAGKAHLAKGARLRGHRPGVHWEIDFTEVKPGLYGYRYLLVFVDTFSGWIEAFPTKNETANIVTKKLLEEIFPRYGMPQILGLDNGPAFVSQVSQKVAKLLGMDWRLHCAYRPQSSGQVERANRTIKETLTKLTLATGTRDWVLLLPLALYRARNTPGPHGLTPFEILYGAPPPVVKFLHPDISSFAASPTLEAHLQALQLVQKEIWKPLAKAYREQLDKPVVPHPFQIGDSVWVRRHQTTNLEPRWKGPYTVLLTTPTALKVDGIAAWIHASHVKAARENDPAGSRESTWTVYRSQNPLKIRLARGSPSSFPSF